One window of Mesorhizobium sp. WSM4904 genomic DNA carries:
- the lipB gene encoding lipoyl(octanoyl) transferase LipB has product MTDRSQIATSFLPLPGSAPVEWVIEPGLTPYPDALAFMEARAEAIRSGAAGEMVWLVEHPPLYTAGTSARIEDLIEPDRFPVFAAGRGGEYTYHGPGQRVAYVMLDLKRRREDVRAFVAALEEWIIGTLAAFNVRGERREDRVGVWVVRPDRPALPDGSPAEDKIAAIGIRLRRWVSFHGIAINVEPELGHFSGIVPCGVSDHGVTSLVDLGLPVTMADLDVALKSAFEDVFGPAAVPVADLDRKTG; this is encoded by the coding sequence ATGACAGACCGCAGCCAGATCGCCACGTCGTTTCTGCCCCTTCCCGGTTCGGCGCCGGTCGAATGGGTGATCGAGCCCGGCTTGACCCCCTATCCTGATGCGCTCGCCTTCATGGAAGCGCGCGCCGAGGCGATCCGCAGCGGCGCCGCCGGCGAGATGGTCTGGCTGGTCGAGCATCCGCCGCTCTATACGGCCGGAACCAGCGCGCGCATCGAGGACCTGATCGAGCCCGACCGTTTCCCGGTATTCGCCGCGGGCCGAGGCGGCGAATACACCTATCACGGCCCCGGCCAGCGTGTGGCCTATGTGATGTTGGACTTGAAGCGCCGGCGCGAGGATGTCCGCGCCTTCGTGGCGGCGCTCGAAGAATGGATCATCGGCACGCTCGCCGCCTTCAACGTGCGCGGCGAGCGGCGCGAGGACCGGGTCGGCGTCTGGGTGGTGCGGCCGGATCGCCCCGCCCTGCCGGACGGCTCGCCCGCCGAGGACAAGATCGCGGCAATAGGCATCAGGCTCAGGCGCTGGGTGAGTTTTCACGGCATCGCCATCAATGTCGAGCCGGAGCTCGGTCATTTCAGCGGCATCGTGCCTTGCGGCGTCTCGGACCACGGCGTCACCAGCCTTGTCGACCTCGGCCTGCCGGTGACCATGGCCGACCTCGACGTCGCGCTGAAATCCGCCTTCGAGGACGTGTTCGGCCCTGCAGCGGTCCCAGTCGCCGATCTGGACCGAAAGACGGGCTGA
- the sucD gene encoding succinate--CoA ligase subunit alpha produces the protein MAILLNRSTRVIVQGFTGKIGSFHAEDMKRYGTKLVGGVTPGKGGQTHLGLPVFNTVKGAVRETRAEASIVFVPPPFAADSIMEAADAGIKLCVCITDGIPSQDMMQVKRYMRRYRFEDRMRLVGPNCAGVITPGQALMGIMPGSIYLPGRVGIVGRSGTLGYEAASQMKALGIGVSTSVGIGGDPINGSSFKDILQLFERDEDTDAVVMIGEIGGPQEAEAAIWARDNMRKPLIAYIAGLSAPKGRRMGHAGAIISAFGESAQEKVEILKDAGVVIVPTPASFGEVVADTLARTKKAA, from the coding sequence ATGGCAATCCTGCTCAACCGCAGCACGCGCGTCATCGTGCAAGGGTTCACCGGCAAGATCGGCAGCTTCCACGCCGAGGACATGAAGCGCTACGGCACCAAGCTGGTCGGCGGCGTTACCCCCGGCAAGGGCGGCCAGACGCATCTCGGCCTGCCTGTCTTCAACACCGTCAAGGGCGCGGTGCGCGAGACCCGCGCCGAAGCCAGCATCGTCTTCGTGCCGCCGCCCTTCGCCGCCGATTCGATCATGGAAGCGGCCGACGCCGGCATAAAGCTCTGCGTCTGCATCACCGACGGCATCCCCTCGCAGGACATGATGCAGGTCAAGCGCTACATGCGCCGCTATCGCTTCGAGGACCGCATGCGGCTGGTCGGGCCGAACTGCGCCGGCGTCATCACGCCCGGACAGGCGCTGATGGGCATCATGCCGGGCAGCATCTATCTGCCCGGCCGCGTCGGCATCGTCGGGCGCTCCGGCACTCTGGGCTACGAGGCGGCCTCGCAGATGAAGGCGCTCGGCATCGGCGTGTCGACCAGCGTCGGCATCGGCGGCGATCCGATCAACGGCTCGTCCTTCAAGGACATCCTCCAGCTCTTCGAGCGCGACGAGGACACCGACGCCGTGGTGATGATCGGCGAGATTGGCGGACCGCAGGAAGCCGAAGCCGCGATCTGGGCGCGCGACAATATGAGGAAGCCGCTGATCGCCTACATCGCCGGCCTTTCGGCGCCGAAGGGCCGCCGCATGGGCCATGCCGGCGCGATCATCTCGGCCTTCGGCGAGTCGGCGCAGGAAAAGGTCGAGATCCTGAAGGATGCCGGCGTCGTGATCGTGCCGACTCCGGCCTCGTTCGGCGAGGTCGTGGCCGATACGCTGGCGCGGACGAAGAAGGCGGCCTGA
- a CDS encoding malate--CoA ligase subunit beta gives MDIHEYQAKELLARHGVHVPRGGLAYSPEQATYRAREIGGSRWVLKAQVHSGARGKAGGIKLCSNDEEISSAAEAMLGRKLVTQQTGPRGKLISRLYLEEAVDIAQELYLGFVLDRKEERVMIVASAAGGMEIEDISEKKPDSIIRATVDPGVGMQGFQAREIAFGLGLESNLIGKATETILGCYQVFRDYDASMLEINPLVVTRDGSLVALDAKMSFDENALFRRPEISELRDKSQEDPRETFASDRGLSYVGLDGNIGCIINGAGLAMATMDMIKIAGGEPANFLDIGGGASPERVAKSFRAVLGDRQVETILVNIFAGINRCDWVAEGVIKAIREVGVDVPLVVRLSGTKVEEGRRILADSGEKVIVADTLAEAAEKAVAAWRAAAKNKKAA, from the coding sequence ATGGACATTCACGAATACCAGGCCAAGGAACTGCTCGCCCGTCACGGCGTGCATGTGCCTCGCGGCGGGCTTGCCTACAGCCCCGAGCAGGCGACCTACCGGGCGCGCGAGATCGGCGGCTCGAGATGGGTGCTGAAGGCGCAGGTTCATTCCGGCGCGCGCGGCAAGGCCGGCGGCATCAAGCTGTGCTCCAACGACGAGGAGATCTCCAGCGCGGCGGAAGCCATGCTCGGCCGCAAGCTGGTGACCCAGCAGACCGGCCCACGCGGCAAGCTGATCTCGCGCCTCTATCTCGAGGAAGCGGTCGACATCGCGCAGGAACTCTATCTCGGCTTCGTGCTCGACCGAAAGGAGGAGCGCGTCATGATCGTGGCGTCGGCCGCCGGCGGCATGGAGATCGAGGACATTTCCGAAAAGAAGCCGGATTCCATCATCCGCGCCACCGTCGATCCCGGCGTCGGCATGCAGGGGTTCCAGGCGCGCGAGATCGCTTTCGGCCTCGGCCTTGAGAGCAACTTGATCGGCAAGGCCACCGAAACCATCCTCGGCTGCTACCAGGTGTTCCGCGACTATGACGCCTCGATGCTGGAGATCAATCCGCTGGTGGTGACCCGCGACGGCAGCCTCGTCGCGCTCGACGCCAAAATGTCCTTCGACGAGAACGCGCTGTTCCGCCGCCCGGAAATTTCCGAGCTGCGCGACAAGAGCCAGGAAGACCCGCGTGAGACTTTCGCCAGCGACCGCGGCCTCTCCTATGTCGGGCTGGACGGCAATATCGGCTGCATCATCAACGGCGCCGGCCTCGCCATGGCGACGATGGACATGATCAAGATCGCCGGTGGCGAGCCGGCCAACTTCCTCGACATCGGCGGCGGCGCCTCCCCCGAGCGTGTGGCGAAATCCTTCCGCGCCGTGCTCGGCGACAGACAGGTCGAGACCATCCTGGTCAACATCTTTGCCGGCATCAACCGCTGCGACTGGGTGGCCGAGGGCGTCATCAAGGCGATCCGCGAGGTCGGCGTCGATGTGCCGCTGGTGGTGCGGCTCTCCGGCACCAAGGTTGAGGAAGGACGCCGCATCCTGGCCGATTCCGGCGAGAAGGTGATCGTCGCCGACACGCTGGCCGAAGCCGCAGAGAAAGCCGTCGCCGCCTGGCGCGCGGCCGCCAAGAACAAAAAAGCAGCCTGA
- a CDS encoding CoA ester lyase yields MSHTINHLKKLRLQRSELAVPGSSPEMIDKAASSAADFVFLDIEDAVAPPDKERARKNIIQALNDIDWRAKGKTVSVRINGLDTHYMYRDVVDVMEQAGDRLDTILVPKVGVPADLYMVEAMVNQIEMAKGYKTRVGLEALIETALGMANVEAIAATPGRLEAMHFGVADYAASNKARTVNIGGLNPDYPGDQWHFALSRMTVACRAYGLRAIDGPFGDFSDPEGYTAAARRAAALGIEGKWAIHPSQIALANDVFSPPEKEVTRARRILEVLKEAEALGKGAAALDGKMIDAASERMARNVLVVSEAIERAGQAHGAAH; encoded by the coding sequence ATGAGCCACACCATCAACCACCTCAAGAAGCTCAGGCTCCAGCGCAGCGAGCTGGCGGTTCCAGGCTCCAGCCCGGAAATGATCGACAAGGCGGCGAGCAGCGCCGCCGACTTCGTCTTCCTCGACATCGAGGACGCCGTCGCGCCGCCGGACAAGGAGCGCGCCCGCAAGAACATCATCCAGGCGCTGAACGACATCGACTGGCGCGCCAAGGGCAAGACCGTCTCGGTGCGCATCAACGGCCTCGACACCCATTACATGTACCGCGACGTGGTCGATGTCATGGAACAGGCCGGCGACCGTCTGGACACCATCCTGGTGCCGAAGGTAGGCGTTCCGGCCGACCTCTATATGGTCGAGGCCATGGTCAACCAGATCGAGATGGCCAAGGGTTATAAGACCCGCGTCGGCCTCGAAGCCTTGATCGAGACGGCGCTCGGCATGGCCAATGTCGAGGCGATCGCCGCCACGCCCGGCCGCCTGGAGGCGATGCATTTCGGCGTCGCCGACTATGCCGCCAGCAACAAGGCGCGCACCGTCAACATCGGCGGCTTGAACCCCGACTACCCCGGCGACCAGTGGCATTTCGCGCTGTCGCGGATGACGGTCGCCTGCCGGGCCTATGGCTTGCGCGCCATCGACGGGCCGTTCGGCGATTTCTCCGATCCCGAAGGCTACACGGCCGCCGCCAGGCGTGCCGCGGCACTCGGCATCGAAGGCAAATGGGCGATCCATCCCTCGCAGATCGCTTTGGCCAACGATGTGTTCTCGCCGCCGGAAAAGGAGGTGACGCGCGCCCGGCGCATCCTCGAGGTGCTGAAGGAGGCGGAGGCGCTCGGCAAGGGTGCCGCCGCGCTCGACGGCAAGATGATCGACGCCGCGTCCGAGCGCATGGCGCGCAACGTGCTGGTGGTGAGCGAGGCGATCGAGCGCGCCGGCCAGGCGCATGGCGCGGCGCATTAA
- a CDS encoding aminotransferase class V-fold PLP-dependent enzyme has protein sequence MAGFTHLFIPGPTNIPEEVRQAMNLPMEDMRAASFPNLTLPLFEDIKRVFKNETGRVFIYPSSGTGAWEAAMTNVLNPGDRVLMSRFGQFSHLWVDMAERLGFDVDVIDCEWGTGVPLDLYAERLRADKAHRIKAVFCTQNETATGVTSDVAGCRAALDAVNHPALLFVDGVSSIGSIDFRQEEWRVDCAVSGSQKGFMLPAGLGFLSVSNKALAASRVATHQRCYFSFEDMIRANDAGYFPYTPATQLLRGLRASLDLIAEEGLDNIFARHHRLAEGVRKAVDAWGLKLCAKAPQWHSDTVSAILVPEGIDSGDVVKRAYRTYQTSLGGGLNKVFGKVFRIGHLGWLNEVMVCASLSAAEMALLDCGVRLAPGSGVAAAIDHFRRTAAMPVAEAA, from the coding sequence ATGGCTGGGTTCACCCATCTTTTCATCCCAGGACCCACCAATATTCCCGAAGAGGTCCGGCAGGCCATGAACCTGCCGATGGAGGACATGCGCGCCGCCTCCTTCCCCAATCTCACGCTGCCGCTGTTCGAGGACATCAAGCGAGTTTTCAAGAACGAGACCGGCCGCGTCTTCATCTATCCATCGTCAGGCACCGGCGCCTGGGAGGCGGCGATGACCAACGTGCTCAACCCCGGCGACCGGGTGCTGATGTCGCGCTTCGGCCAGTTCTCGCATCTGTGGGTCGACATGGCCGAGCGCCTCGGCTTCGACGTCGACGTCATCGACTGCGAATGGGGAACGGGCGTCCCGCTCGACCTCTATGCCGAGAGACTGCGGGCGGACAAGGCGCACCGCATCAAGGCGGTGTTCTGCACGCAGAACGAAACCGCGACCGGCGTCACCAGCGACGTCGCCGGCTGCCGCGCCGCGCTCGACGCCGTGAACCACCCTGCGCTTCTCTTCGTCGACGGCGTGTCCTCGATCGGCTCGATCGACTTCCGCCAGGAGGAATGGCGTGTCGACTGCGCGGTGAGCGGTTCGCAGAAAGGCTTCATGCTGCCGGCCGGCCTCGGCTTCCTGTCGGTCAGCAACAAGGCGCTGGCCGCGTCGCGGGTTGCGACCCACCAGCGCTGCTACTTCTCCTTCGAGGACATGATCCGCGCCAATGACGCCGGCTACTTCCCCTACACGCCCGCCACGCAGTTGCTGCGCGGCCTGCGCGCCTCGCTCGACCTCATCGCCGAGGAAGGGCTGGACAACATCTTCGCCCGCCACCATCGCCTGGCCGAGGGCGTGCGCAAGGCGGTCGACGCCTGGGGGCTGAAGCTCTGCGCCAAGGCGCCGCAATGGCACTCCGACACGGTGAGCGCGATCCTGGTGCCGGAAGGCATCGACAGCGGCGACGTCGTCAAGCGCGCCTACCGCACCTACCAGACATCGCTCGGCGGTGGCCTCAACAAGGTGTTCGGCAAGGTCTTCCGCATCGGCCATCTCGGCTGGCTGAACGAGGTGATGGTCTGCGCCTCGCTGTCGGCGGCCGAAATGGCGCTGCTCGATTGCGGCGTGCGCCTGGCGCCGGGCTCCGGCGTGGCGGCCGCGATCGACCACTTCCGGCGCACCGCCGCAATGCCGGTCGCCGAGGCGGCGTGA
- a CDS encoding response regulator transcription factor, translating to MRVVVAERNPLVVSALREMLECDGRFELVSSVQSGMQFLELAADTSFDVAVIGWRLADMDGADILAEVQNRKLDLRITVFSNDHDIGILKQCVRLGAQGYCFQFDDPPIIFETILAVAHGRICIPYIDINKVNDTPLSQLTVRERELLAVLSDGWTNLQIATRTGISENTVKYHLKNLYDKLDVRNRAMAVALYANEKRRTSKSPFG from the coding sequence GTGCGCGTCGTCGTTGCCGAACGCAATCCGCTCGTCGTGTCGGCGCTCCGCGAGATGCTCGAATGCGATGGCCGTTTCGAGCTGGTGAGTTCCGTGCAGAGCGGCATGCAATTCCTCGAGCTGGCGGCGGACACCAGCTTCGACGTCGCCGTCATCGGCTGGAGGCTCGCCGACATGGATGGCGCCGATATCCTGGCGGAAGTCCAGAACCGCAAGCTCGACCTGCGCATCACGGTCTTTTCCAACGATCATGACATCGGCATCCTGAAGCAGTGCGTGCGCCTCGGTGCCCAGGGCTATTGCTTCCAGTTCGACGATCCGCCGATCATCTTCGAGACGATCCTGGCGGTCGCGCATGGGCGCATCTGCATCCCCTATATCGACATCAACAAGGTCAACGACACGCCGCTGTCGCAGCTCACCGTGCGTGAGCGCGAGCTGCTCGCGGTGCTTTCCGATGGCTGGACCAATCTCCAGATCGCGACCCGGACGGGGATCTCGGAAAACACGGTGAAGTACCACCTCAAGAATCTCTACGACAAGCTCGATGTGCGCAACCGCGCCATGGCGGTCGCGCTCTATGCGAACGAGAAGCGCCGCACCTCCAAGTCGCCTTTCGGGTAG
- the mgtE gene encoding magnesium transporter, with product MEAQDTETTGARAADEHHADIYGEDGAVRSSFLAQIGAAIADRDTLTLKREVDDLHQSELGDLLEALHPEQRRALVELLGSDFDFSALTEVDEAIRLDIVDNLPNEQIAQAVQELDSDDAVYILEDLDQEDQEEILSQLPFTERIRLRRSLDYPEETAGRRMQTEFVAVPPFWTIGQTIDYMREDKNLPERFSQIFVIDPSFKLLGAIDLDQILRTKRAVKVEEVMHETRHAIPATMDQEEAAREFEQYDLLSAAVVDENDRLVGVLTIDDVVDVIQQEAEEDLLRMGGVGDEELSDTVLATSRSRVPWLLVNLLTAFLAASVIGLFDRTIEHIVALAVLMPIVAGMGGNAGSQTMTVTVRALATRDLDIYNAARIIRREVGVGFINGIVFAVLIGMVAGIWFHDPNLGGIIAAAMIINMFAAALAGILIPLLLDRFKIDPAVASAVFVTTVTDCVGFFAFLGLATWWFSIR from the coding sequence GTGGAAGCCCAGGACACAGAGACGACCGGCGCCAGGGCCGCCGACGAGCACCACGCCGACATCTACGGCGAGGACGGCGCCGTCCGCTCCTCTTTCCTTGCCCAGATCGGCGCGGCGATCGCGGACCGTGACACGCTCACTTTAAAGCGCGAGGTCGACGATCTGCACCAGTCGGAACTGGGCGATCTGCTGGAGGCGCTGCATCCCGAACAGCGCCGGGCCTTGGTCGAGCTGCTCGGCTCCGATTTCGACTTTTCCGCGCTGACCGAGGTCGATGAGGCGATCCGCCTCGACATCGTCGACAATTTGCCCAACGAGCAGATCGCGCAGGCGGTGCAGGAGCTCGATTCCGACGACGCCGTCTACATCCTCGAGGATCTCGACCAGGAGGACCAGGAAGAGATCCTCTCGCAACTGCCCTTCACCGAACGCATCAGGCTGAGGCGCTCGCTCGACTATCCGGAAGAGACGGCCGGCCGGCGCATGCAGACGGAGTTCGTCGCCGTGCCGCCGTTCTGGACGATCGGCCAGACCATCGACTACATGCGTGAGGACAAGAACCTTCCGGAGCGCTTCAGCCAGATCTTCGTCATCGACCCGAGCTTCAAGCTGCTCGGCGCCATCGACCTCGACCAGATCCTGCGCACCAAGCGGGCTGTAAAGGTCGAGGAGGTGATGCACGAGACCCGGCATGCCATCCCGGCCACCATGGACCAGGAAGAGGCGGCGCGGGAATTCGAGCAGTACGACCTGCTCTCTGCAGCCGTGGTCGACGAGAACGACCGGCTGGTCGGCGTGCTCACCATCGACGACGTCGTCGACGTCATCCAGCAGGAAGCGGAGGAAGACCTGCTGCGCATGGGCGGCGTCGGCGACGAAGAGCTGTCCGATACCGTGCTGGCGACATCGCGCTCGCGCGTGCCGTGGCTGCTCGTCAATCTGCTGACGGCGTTCCTGGCGGCGTCGGTGATCGGCCTGTTCGACCGCACGATCGAGCATATCGTGGCGCTGGCGGTGCTGATGCCGATCGTCGCCGGCATGGGCGGCAATGCCGGGTCGCAGACCATGACGGTGACCGTGCGCGCGCTGGCGACGCGGGATCTCGACATCTACAATGCAGCCCGCATCATCCGGCGCGAGGTGGGTGTGGGTTTCATCAACGGCATCGTGTTCGCCGTGCTGATCGGCATGGTCGCCGGGATCTGGTTCCATGACCCCAATCTCGGCGGCATCATCGCCGCAGCGATGATCATCAACATGTTCGCCGCGGCGCTGGCAGGCATCCTGATCCCGTTGCTGCTCGACCGCTTCAAGATCGATCCGGCGGTGGCCTCGGCCGTCTTCGTAACCACCGTCACCGACTGTGTCGGCTTCTTTGCTTTCCTTGGGCTGGCCACCTGGTGGTTCAGCATTCGCTAA
- a CDS encoding MerR family DNA-binding transcriptional regulator, with the protein MREYYTITELTREFDVSTRTLRFYEDEGLVQPIRRGRTRLFRPSDRHLIRQIMRGKRLGFSIAEIREIIQMYKEPPGEVGQLKLMIRRIEEKREDLRQKRRDLEETLAELDQAEESCVERLAELGVNT; encoded by the coding sequence ATGCGGGAATATTACACGATCACCGAACTGACACGCGAGTTCGACGTGTCGACCCGGACGTTGCGGTTCTACGAGGATGAGGGGCTCGTGCAGCCGATCAGGCGTGGCCGCACCCGGCTGTTCCGCCCCTCCGACCGGCATCTCATCCGTCAGATCATGCGCGGCAAGCGGCTCGGCTTCTCGATCGCCGAGATCCGAGAGATCATCCAGATGTACAAGGAGCCGCCGGGCGAGGTCGGCCAGCTCAAGCTGATGATCAGGCGCATCGAGGAAAAGCGCGAGGACCTGCGGCAGAAGCGGCGCGATCTCGAGGAAACGCTCGCCGAGCTCGACCAGGCCGAGGAGTCCTGCGTGGAGCGGCTGGCGGAACTTGGTGTGAATACTTGA
- a CDS encoding isoprenylcysteine carboxylmethyltransferase family protein — protein sequence MTDTQPKHGIIPWPPVIYVVAIALSVVLGMLYPLPWIGDIFGDILVGAGWVALFGVAALWVTAIRTMVRAKTTLNPNAEPDHLVTSGPFGITRNPMYLANTLLLIGVAFITGIAWFLIFAFLAAFATQKMAIEKEERMLTAKFGKKYRDYAKRVRRWI from the coding sequence ATGACCGACACCCAGCCGAAGCATGGGATCATCCCCTGGCCGCCCGTGATCTATGTCGTGGCGATCGCGCTCAGCGTCGTGCTCGGCATGCTCTACCCGCTACCCTGGATCGGCGACATCTTCGGCGACATACTGGTCGGCGCCGGCTGGGTGGCGCTCTTCGGCGTCGCAGCACTTTGGGTCACGGCGATCCGCACCATGGTGCGCGCGAAAACGACGCTCAATCCCAATGCCGAGCCCGACCATCTGGTGACGTCCGGCCCCTTCGGCATCACCCGCAATCCGATGTATCTCGCCAACACGCTGCTGTTGATCGGCGTCGCCTTCATCACCGGTATCGCCTGGTTCCTGATCTTCGCCTTCCTCGCCGCCTTCGCGACGCAGAAGATGGCGATCGAGAAGGAGGAAAGGATGCTGACGGCAAAGTTCGGCAAGAAATATCGGGATTACGCCAAGCGGGTCCGGCGCTGGATTTGA
- a CDS encoding DUF1624 domain-containing protein: MSLQTTSEAVQDAPKHSRIAAIDILRGIALIAMASYHFTWDLENFGYTTPGLTAFGWWKLYARCIASTFLFLVGVSLFLAHGRQIRWPSFWKRFAMVAVAAIAISAVTYIATPDGFIFFGILHEIALASLLGLAFLRLPALLTAVVAAAVIAAPYYLRSEVFDHPALWWVGLSATNPRSNDYVPLFPWFGPVLAGIAAVKLASASGLLARLGNWIPGRWSNPFTFIGRHSLAFYLIHQPVLFGSVWLLSQVMPAPPQDKDAGFLKACQTSCEQQRDTTFCSSYCGCMLDTLKDEGSLDKLYSNDQTSIWKSHLADLASTCTAATESTMEGGQQ, encoded by the coding sequence ATGAGCCTTCAAACGACAAGCGAAGCCGTCCAGGACGCGCCGAAACACAGCCGCATCGCCGCCATCGACATCCTGCGCGGCATCGCGCTGATCGCGATGGCGAGCTACCACTTCACCTGGGATCTCGAGAATTTCGGCTACACCACGCCCGGCCTGACCGCCTTCGGCTGGTGGAAGCTCTATGCGCGCTGCATCGCCTCGACCTTCCTGTTCCTGGTCGGCGTCAGCCTGTTTCTCGCCCATGGAAGGCAGATCCGTTGGCCGAGCTTCTGGAAACGCTTCGCCATGGTTGCCGTGGCGGCGATCGCCATCTCGGCCGTCACCTACATCGCCACGCCGGACGGCTTCATCTTCTTCGGCATCCTGCATGAGATCGCGCTGGCGAGCCTGCTCGGCCTCGCCTTCCTCAGGCTACCGGCGCTGCTGACGGCCGTTGTCGCCGCGGCCGTGATCGCGGCGCCCTACTATCTGCGGTCGGAAGTCTTCGATCATCCGGCGCTGTGGTGGGTCGGGCTGTCGGCGACCAACCCGCGCTCGAACGACTATGTGCCGCTGTTTCCATGGTTCGGCCCGGTGCTTGCCGGCATCGCGGCCGTCAAGCTCGCTTCGGCCTCCGGGCTTCTCGCCCGGCTGGGGAACTGGATCCCCGGCCGCTGGTCGAACCCCTTCACCTTCATCGGCCGACACAGCCTCGCCTTCTACCTCATCCACCAGCCGGTACTGTTCGGCTCGGTCTGGCTGCTTTCGCAGGTCATGCCGGCACCGCCGCAAGACAAGGACGCCGGCTTCCTGAAAGCCTGCCAGACGTCCTGCGAACAGCAGCGGGACACGACGTTCTGTTCCAGCTATTGTGGCTGCATGCTGGACACGCTGAAGGACGAAGGGTCTCTCGACAAGCTTTACAGCAACGACCAGACCAGCATCTGGAAGTCGCATCTTGCCGATCTCGCGAGCACCTGCACCGCGGCGACGGAAAGCACGATGGAGGGAGGACAGCAATGA
- a CDS encoding MFS transporter, producing the protein MSTHVRHPIWLPALRPADARTFASLYAVESFARATISSVIPIQAYEILHNEQIVSILYTIVSLLGLSVTLFMPMLIRRFARRWVYTAGCLMLAIGSVFFVTHTLPGQLAGMLCRVMGASALSITLNLYIMDHIRKTDFMQAESLRMAWSMFAWTGGPTLGIFLYTRFGIYAAHGAVVAFALALLALFWAYRLGDNPSIRPGKSRPANPLANIGRFVAQPRLRLAWLIAFGRSCFWTTFFVYGPLFMVITGEGKLAGGLLVSAGNALLFMAIFWGKAGKRFGGRRTMTFAYFAMATMLFAAGGVGDAAPLLTAAFLLCGALFTIALDALGSTAFMRSVRSYERAQMAAVYRTYLDFSELTPPLVYSVVLSFFGLGSVFVTLGLLAAFCGFFTWRYLPKSF; encoded by the coding sequence ATGTCCACCCATGTGCGCCATCCGATCTGGCTTCCGGCTCTCAGGCCAGCCGATGCGCGCACCTTCGCCTCGCTCTATGCGGTCGAATCCTTTGCCCGCGCCACGATCTCCAGCGTCATCCCGATCCAGGCCTACGAGATCCTGCACAACGAACAGATCGTCTCGATCCTCTACACCATCGTCTCGCTGCTCGGGCTCTCGGTGACGCTGTTCATGCCGATGCTGATCCGCCGCTTCGCGCGCCGCTGGGTCTATACGGCCGGCTGCCTGATGCTGGCGATCGGCTCGGTGTTCTTCGTCACCCACACGCTGCCGGGACAACTCGCCGGCATGCTCTGCCGCGTCATGGGCGCGAGCGCGCTGTCCATCACGCTCAACCTCTACATCATGGATCACATCCGCAAGACCGACTTCATGCAGGCGGAGTCACTGCGCATGGCCTGGTCGATGTTTGCCTGGACGGGCGGACCGACGCTCGGCATCTTCCTCTACACGCGCTTCGGCATCTATGCCGCGCATGGCGCGGTCGTGGCTTTCGCGCTGGCACTGCTCGCGCTGTTCTGGGCCTACCGGCTGGGCGACAACCCGTCGATCCGTCCCGGCAAGAGCCGGCCGGCCAATCCGCTCGCCAATATTGGCCGCTTCGTCGCGCAGCCGCGGCTCAGGCTTGCCTGGCTGATCGCCTTCGGCCGCTCCTGCTTCTGGACGACCTTCTTCGTCTATGGTCCGCTGTTCATGGTGATCACCGGCGAGGGCAAGCTTGCCGGCGGGCTGCTGGTGTCGGCGGGCAACGCGCTGCTGTTCATGGCGATCTTCTGGGGCAAGGCGGGAAAGCGTTTTGGCGGCCGCCGCACCATGACCTTCGCCTATTTCGCCATGGCGACGATGCTTTTCGCGGCCGGCGGCGTCGGCGACGCCGCGCCACTGCTCACCGCCGCCTTCCTGCTTTGCGGCGCCTTGTTCACGATCGCGCTCGACGCGCTGGGCTCGACCGCCTTCATGCGCTCGGTGCGCTCTTACGAAAGGGCGCAGATGGCGGCGGTCTACCGCACCTATCTCGATTTTTCCGAGCTGACGCCGCCGCTGGTCTATTCGGTGGTGCTCTCTTTCTTCGGTCTCGGCTCGGTGTTCGTCACGCTCGGCCTGTTAGCCGCCTTTTGCGGCTTCTTCACCTGGCGCTATCTGCCGAAGTCGTTTTGA